In Flavobacteriales bacterium, a single genomic region encodes these proteins:
- a CDS encoding winged helix-turn-helix transcriptional regulator, whose protein sequence is MEYQIDDLDKRILSFLMADSRMAYTEIAKELLVSPGTIHVRMGKMEKAGIVEKATLKIDFHQLGYDVVAFMGVYLKGGGRYNEAIDELKAVPEVIEAHYTTGAYGLFIKIVCQNTEHLRAVLQEKIQPIEAIDKTETFISLEAGIERSISVFSGRSS, encoded by the coding sequence ATGGAATATCAAATCGATGATCTAGATAAGCGCATCTTGAGCTTCCTCATGGCTGATTCGCGTATGGCCTATACCGAGATTGCCAAGGAATTGCTCGTTTCGCCTGGTACTATTCATGTCCGTATGGGCAAGATGGAGAAAGCGGGAATCGTGGAAAAGGCTACGCTGAAGATCGATTTCCATCAACTGGGCTATGACGTAGTGGCCTTTATGGGAGTGTATCTCAAGGGAGGTGGGAGGTATAACGAGGCCATTGACGAACTCAAGGCCGTCCCCGAGGTCATAGAAGCGCACTACACCACCGGGGCCTATGGACTGTTCATCAAGATCGTATGTCAGAATACCGAACATCTCAGAGCCGTGCTACAGGAGAAGATCCAACCCATCGAGGCCATAGATAAGACGGAGACCTTCATCTCTTTGGAAGCAGGGATAGAGAGGAGCATATCGGTCTTTTCGGGTCGTTCGTCATAG
- a CDS encoding OmpA family protein, giving the protein MNAKALIVVLSFLLWAQVSWRWYTHGIKGFYALKIELPDPIDVSPEEPESTDTTVIEEEPEHLLHTDEGVTIFFPYKEADQAFRTELASQLVSLVEDMSSAQRPITIAGHTDQKGSESYNLELGEERARFVAEILAQAGLKTERMMIKSFGESRPLAEEESPDAVWMNRRVEIKWKTFNQ; this is encoded by the coding sequence ATGAACGCAAAAGCTCTTATCGTAGTCCTGTCCTTCCTTCTTTGGGCACAAGTCTCTTGGAGATGGTATACCCATGGGATTAAAGGATTCTATGCCCTCAAAATAGAATTGCCCGACCCCATCGATGTTTCGCCTGAAGAGCCTGAATCCACTGACACAACGGTCATCGAAGAAGAACCGGAACATCTCTTGCATACGGATGAAGGGGTAACGATCTTCTTTCCCTATAAAGAGGCTGATCAAGCCTTCCGCACTGAACTGGCCTCCCAACTTGTGTCTCTTGTAGAAGACATGTCATCTGCCCAGCGACCCATCACCATAGCGGGTCATACGGATCAAAAAGGATCTGAGAGCTATAATCTCGAGTTGGGAGAGGAGCGAGCTCGCTTTGTAGCAGAGATCTTAGCACAAGCAGGTCTGAAGACCGAGCGAATGATGATAAAGAGTTTTGGAGAATCCCGTCCCTTGGCCGAAGAGGAGTCTCCTGATGCCGTGTGGATGAATAGAAGGGTGGAGATCAAATGGAAGACCTTCAATCAATAG
- a CDS encoding DUF3667 domain-containing protein, translated as MSKGRSLIPQERKLQQCLNCSTPLQGESFCHECGQENSDKNITLGTLVKDFLGDYFSFDSKFFNTFIPLLIHPGKVPAEFMDGKRVSHVPPLRSLIFTSFIFFLIWGWTFTPEIRQPKEIVEDFDEQIQLDLEEAKAKGDSMVVVGNDNANITFTNVDSLQSDGLMSQIETLKVLLDEGEDLTTAVDSVSNGKKGFERRFYTQVGKMYLSDTASTVKYFVSNFSLMILLVQPVLALLLKLLYIRKKTRFRFIEHIVFSLYYHAWLLIMATIGTLLALGLESLEPEAFAGILGMIYLPMAIKRFYRQSWMKSLGKSFILFLLYLGVIMPLFMVISLALSFYFF; from the coding sequence ATGTCCAAAGGGAGATCACTCATACCTCAGGAGCGAAAACTGCAGCAATGCTTGAATTGCAGTACGCCACTTCAAGGTGAATCCTTTTGCCATGAATGTGGTCAAGAAAATTCCGATAAGAACATTACACTAGGGACCTTGGTCAAGGACTTCCTAGGAGATTATTTCTCTTTCGATTCCAAATTCTTCAACACCTTCATCCCTCTGCTCATACACCCGGGAAAGGTCCCTGCCGAATTCATGGATGGCAAGCGAGTGAGCCATGTACCACCCCTCCGCAGCCTCATCTTCACCTCCTTCATCTTCTTTCTGATATGGGGATGGACTTTCACTCCGGAAATCCGTCAACCCAAGGAGATAGTTGAAGATTTTGACGAGCAGATACAGTTGGATCTAGAGGAAGCTAAAGCCAAAGGAGATAGTATGGTTGTAGTAGGGAATGACAATGCCAATATCACCTTTACTAATGTGGACAGCCTCCAGAGTGATGGATTAATGAGTCAGATAGAAACACTGAAAGTCCTGCTCGATGAGGGTGAGGACCTCACAACTGCCGTGGACTCGGTCAGCAATGGGAAAAAGGGATTTGAAAGGAGGTTCTACACCCAGGTAGGAAAGATGTATCTATCAGATACAGCCAGTACCGTCAAGTACTTTGTCAGCAATTTCTCTTTAATGATACTCCTGGTCCAGCCTGTCTTGGCACTACTGCTCAAATTGCTCTACATCCGGAAAAAGACCCGTTTTCGATTTATAGAGCATATCGTCTTCTCCTTATACTATCATGCTTGGCTCCTTATCATGGCCACCATCGGTACTTTGCTTGCTCTGGGTCTCGAAAGCTTGGAGCCTGAGGCTTTTGCTGGCATCCTCGGTATGATCTATCTCCCGATGGCCATCAAAAGATTCTATAGGCAATCCTGGATGAAGAGCCTAGGCAAATCCTTTATCCTATTCCTACTCTATCTCGGTGTGATCATGCCGCTTTTTATGGTGATCTCCTTGGCATTAAGCTTCTACTTCTTTTAA
- a CDS encoding MMPL family transporter codes for MEEEKRYRRLAKWTLLGVILLSVFMGFRVSQLGFDYDFERFFPQNDPETDFFLAHRDKYSSENDFVLFSLENDGDIFEEEFLQEAKRFQDSLETLVHVESVQSLLNLEEIVQEPLFGSYYSRPYLRWDAPKHYQTDSVRIMESPNLINSFITEDGQAMAIMLEHTELLSKEKCDELAVAVDRILPHFSFDRLYKSGRAIGQGYFVERLQFELKLFVSASILLISLFLIIAFRSAWGVVVPLVVVLLSIIWLLGVMNLVGKDIDLLLTILPTILFVVGMSDVVHILSKYFDELRKGKSKIRSIKVSVKEVGLATFLTSITTAIGFTTLVGSSIIPIREFGLLSAAGVILAYILAFTILPATMVLTKVPPLREKRRGQDFWSRHLHRFYLWIIKHRRGIAWSSLALLVVCFIGMNRIQVNNFLLEDLKKDNPFRIEFDYFEKAYAGVRPFEMAVFVEDSNKSVLDGDVLHAMDRLDTYLREDYGAGFLISPLNFVKELNKADHNAKTEYYRLPSSDREIQKITRNLERSKRMGVMRQFLDEDLDEFRVAGKMGDWGKIEIDERNEALAEFWREEMPSYMDYKLTGTATLIDLNNEYLSTTMVWGLFVAFLIVALIVGIMYRSLKMVLIALIPNMLPLLMIAAIMGFTGIDLKVSTSIIFTIAFGIAVDDTIHFVSRMRLELAKGRSRQYALKRSFIGTGKAIIITSLILVAGFLTLIISTFKGTFYTGLLLSLTLFFAVLVDLLLLPVLFWMFYPKEKVQTVDGLHSE; via the coding sequence ATGGAAGAAGAGAAAAGGTACAGACGCTTGGCCAAGTGGACCCTATTGGGGGTCATCCTTCTATCGGTATTCATGGGTTTCAGGGTCTCCCAGCTAGGCTTTGATTATGATTTCGAGCGCTTCTTCCCACAGAACGACCCAGAGACGGATTTCTTCCTTGCTCACCGTGACAAATACTCCTCTGAGAATGATTTCGTGCTCTTCTCTTTGGAGAATGATGGCGACATATTCGAAGAAGAATTCCTGCAAGAGGCGAAGCGATTCCAAGATTCTCTAGAGACCTTGGTCCATGTGGAATCGGTTCAGAGTCTGCTGAATCTGGAAGAGATCGTGCAAGAGCCTCTATTCGGCTCCTATTATTCCCGTCCCTATCTCCGTTGGGATGCTCCGAAGCACTATCAGACCGACTCGGTGCGCATCATGGAATCACCCAACCTGATCAATTCCTTCATCACTGAAGATGGGCAGGCCATGGCCATCATGCTCGAGCATACCGAGTTGTTGAGCAAAGAGAAATGTGATGAATTGGCCGTAGCGGTGGACCGCATTCTTCCGCATTTCAGTTTCGACCGACTCTATAAATCCGGGAGGGCCATCGGTCAAGGATACTTCGTGGAGCGCCTGCAATTCGAGTTGAAGCTCTTCGTGAGCGCATCCATTCTATTGATCAGTCTATTCCTCATCATCGCCTTTCGATCAGCATGGGGAGTGGTCGTTCCCTTGGTGGTAGTGCTCCTGTCCATCATCTGGCTGCTGGGCGTGATGAATCTCGTGGGTAAGGACATCGACCTTCTATTGACTATTCTTCCGACCATTCTTTTCGTAGTGGGAATGAGTGATGTGGTACACATCCTCTCCAAGTATTTCGATGAGCTGCGGAAAGGGAAATCCAAGATCCGATCCATCAAGGTCTCAGTGAAAGAAGTGGGCCTGGCCACTTTCCTGACCTCTATTACCACGGCCATCGGATTCACCACCTTGGTCGGTTCTAGTATCATTCCGATACGCGAATTCGGATTGCTGAGTGCCGCGGGAGTCATTCTGGCCTATATACTGGCCTTCACCATCCTACCCGCTACGATGGTCCTCACCAAGGTGCCCCCACTAAGGGAGAAGCGGAGGGGACAGGATTTCTGGTCGCGTCACCTGCATCGCTTCTACCTCTGGATCATCAAACATCGCAGGGGGATCGCATGGTCTTCTCTGGCCCTGCTCGTTGTATGCTTCATCGGCATGAATCGCATACAGGTCAACAATTTCCTGCTCGAGGACTTGAAGAAGGACAATCCGTTCCGCATCGAATTCGACTATTTCGAGAAGGCCTATGCCGGTGTGCGACCCTTTGAGATGGCGGTATTCGTAGAGGACAGCAATAAGAGTGTGCTGGATGGAGATGTCCTCCACGCCATGGATCGTTTGGACACCTACCTGCGAGAGGACTACGGAGCGGGCTTTCTTATCTCACCCCTCAATTTCGTCAAAGAACTCAACAAGGCAGACCATAATGCGAAAACGGAGTACTACCGACTACCCTCATCCGACCGAGAGATCCAAAAGATCACGCGCAATCTAGAGCGCAGCAAACGCATGGGGGTGATGCGGCAGTTCTTGGATGAGGATCTGGATGAATTCCGTGTGGCCGGCAAGATGGGTGATTGGGGCAAGATCGAGATCGATGAGCGGAATGAGGCCCTGGCTGAATTCTGGAGAGAGGAGATGCCGAGCTATATGGACTATAAGCTCACAGGAACCGCCACGCTCATCGATCTGAACAATGAATATCTGAGCACGACCATGGTCTGGGGGCTCTTTGTGGCCTTCTTGATCGTGGCATTGATCGTAGGTATCATGTATCGCTCGTTGAAGATGGTCCTGATCGCATTGATCCCCAATATGCTCCCCTTGCTCATGATAGCGGCAATCATGGGATTCACGGGAATCGACCTTAAGGTGAGCACAAGCATCATCTTCACCATCGCATTCGGAATCGCGGTGGATGATACTATCCATTTTGTGAGTCGGATGCGTCTGGAGTTGGCCAAAGGGCGCTCGCGCCAATATGCGCTGAAACGTAGTTTCATCGGAACGGGGAAAGCCATCATCATCACCTCACTGATCCTGGTCGCTGGTTTCCTCACCTTGATCATCAGCACCTTCAAGGGAACCTTCTATACCGGGCTACTGCTGAGCTTGACCTTGTTCTTTGCTGTGCTGGTCGACCTACTGCTACTCCCGGTGCTTTTCTGGATGTTCTACCCCAAAGAAAAAGTGCAGACCGTTGATGGTCTGCACTCTGAGTAG